AACTCACACAACCGTCGCCGCCACGGCCACCGATGACGCGAATCTTAACGCGATCTACAAACATGGCGGGCGGCGAAACACGCTGCTATTCAGCAGCGGGAACGATATCGACGCACTGGCGGCCCTTCTTGAAGAAGCGGAACTGCACGATGCCGTCGGTCAGGGCGAAGAGGGTGTGATCGTTGCCCAGCCCGCAGTTCTTGCCCGGTGCGAACTTGGTGCCGCGCTGGCGGACGATGATGTTGCCGGCGACGACCGACTGGCCGCCGTAGCGCTTTACGCCGAGGCGTTTGGACTGGCT
This Candidatus Hydrogenedentota bacterium DNA region includes the following protein-coding sequences:
- the rpmA gene encoding 50S ribosomal protein L27 produces the protein MAHKKAGGSSRNGRDSQSKRLGVKRYGGQSVVAGNIIVRQRGTKFAPGKNCGLGNDHTLFALTDGIVQFRFFKKGRQCVDIVPAAE